The genomic interval AGATGAGTAAGAGATAAAACCGGATGTTTTCAGATAAATGACATATAACAGATAGCCTGCCATTCCTATAATCGAAGCAAGTGCTACACATTGGATTAGCCAAACAAAGTCTACAGTGCTATACTTAAGGAAAATCTCCTGCAGCTTTTGCTGGGTAAATGATTGCTCCCAGACCACAAATGGAATAAACACAAATACCAGCAGGAAGGGAATCAGAACTCTGTTTTGTTTTGATGGAATTTCCGATACAGGCCAGCTGGCAGTGAAAGTACCATAAGCCATACCTATTCCGCCAAAAAATCCGATCGCATATTCCATTACATTCCAGAAGTTAAAGGCTATCCCCGAAACTGTACCAAGTACCTGTAGAAAATTTCCGAAGGCAAATCCAAAACCTGCCCCCAAACCGGAATATAAAGCCACCCGCCAGGCAGCAGATTGCTGATTCCGCAACAGATACCATCCTAACGCAATCGCCATTCCCAGGCAGGCTGCCCATAACTCTGACCTGGGTGGAGTCATCAGCCATTCCAGCTGGTTAATTAACAGGCCATAGGTAATTAGTGCGCCAACTGTCATTTCTACCACCAGTGAATGCCATGTTACTTTGTTTTTTTCGGAATCTGCCAGGGCCAAACCAAACAATCCACCACCCAAAAATCCGTACAAGCCTCCGATCAGAAATAGCATGAGCAATCCATAATACACATTGATAAAGTCATCGGCACGTCCAAATCCTACTACCCTACCATAACTGATGATCCCTCCTACTCCCCATCCAAAAGCCGCTACCCAGGTAATTTTAAACACGTTGGCATACCAGTCGGCACGTTTAGCCAGTAAGAGAATAACTAATGCGCCTATACCGCCAGCCCAGGCGGCTCCCTGTTCATGGCCGAATTTACCCCTGACAGCCCATGCCGTACCCAGCGTTAAACCGGAAATCAAACAACTTAAGTATACATGTTTGTCTCTCATGAAATGCATGAAGCTTGAACAGAGAAATTTTATTGAATTGAAATGGTCAGTATGTATTTTAATCAAAGTATACATCTGATATATAGTACAATACCAACAACTAACAACGAATACCCTACACACGATTTAAAGTTATTTTTTCACTGCCGGCTGCTCCTTTACCCAATCAGCAGGCAAACTGGCATATTTGATGGTTTTATGAGGCTGTCCTTCCCTATCGTTATGGTGATAGCTATATACCACATGAATTCTTCCATCCGTTCCCTGAATAATAGCCGGATAATGGCTGGCAGTAGTCTGGCTGGCTCTGGTATCATTCTCCAGGCTTCTCCGCCATTGCCATGTTTTTCCGTCATCTGCCGAAAGTGCCAGTTCCAGGTTATGCCTGCCTTTTTCAGTATGGTTATACACCATTAGCCAGCTACCGTCCTGTAAAGTCACCATATCAAATCCGGCACCAGGATTAGGTAGCAGGTCATCTTTAGCAATGGTCCAGGTGAGGCCTTTGTCTTTGGATTCTGTGCGCTGCATCCGCTTAGGAAGTGGTCCATTATCACGTAAGTAGGCAACCAGCGTACTATCTTTCGTGACAGCAATTGTAGGCTGAATACCTGCTCCACCCATTACCGGATTGCTGAATTGCCAGGTTTTACCCCAATCGTCTGATAAGGCAAATAGGGAACAATCCAGGCCATCGGAATACAAAGGCACAATCAGGCGGTTTTGAAGAATAAAGGGTTTATTTTTCGTCTGCCAGCCCATGCGGATAGATAAAGGGTAGCCTAATTCCCTGGTAATCGTTTGACCATTTTCTTCAACACGACCACTTCTGATCATGTTTTTACCTGTCGCCAGACTATCCATCTTGACTTTGTATCCCTCCCATTCAGCTAGTAGAGGTGTTTTCATACTGTCAGGAATTTGTGGCAATAAAGTTTCTTTCAAATAGCTTTCATAGCTATCTAACTGCTGATGCACGGCATGTACAAAGCGGTCATTGGCTTGTATACCTCTTTCCGTTTTATCGCCTGGTTTTACAAATAAAACGTCCTGCCAGTCCCATTGGGGAGCGCCAGCAGCCTGATAATTGGTGCTGATGCGGTACATAGGAATAGAGGTTTCCCACTGATTGGCAATTACCGGATACCACATGAGCCACAAACGTTGCTGTTTATCCATAAATAACATGGGGTTAATATCCGGAAAGTCCGGCACATCAGCCATCAAAAAGGGAGCCGACCAGGCAGTATCTCCTTTATTTAACCTGGCACCCATAATGCGTACATCATCTGCCCAGCGTTCGCCAGAACCTTGAAACCAGGCTGATAATAAATCGCCATTGGGAAGTTCTACAATGGTAGGTCCATGTACATGTTCTGTTTGCAGCGGAAAAATGATATTGGTTTGCAAGGAATCTGCGGCTTGATGCGTTTCTTTCTTGTTCTGGCAGGAAAGCAATATGCCCAAAAATAAAGTGATAAAAATCCGGTAAGTCATTATAGGTTAATAGCCAAGTTTTGTATGAGCAATGAGATTATTTATGATTTACGCCGTCTTTACTTTTATTTTGCATGCCCAAAATAAAAGTAACAAAACAAAAGGGCAAAATGAAAAACGCTTCCTCGCTTATAGCTCATGCTCACCCCGCTTTTCATTTATCCTCCCGCGCATGGAATATTTGTTTAATTTTTGTTGTGATTCCCACTTGCAGCTTGATTATAGTATTTCTTGCTACCCATAATTTTGAGGATAAAATCAACCAACAATTAGCAACGAACAACCAATACTATTACTTTTCTGCCAGGGGTGCCGGGCTGTCTTTCAGCCATTGCAATGCTTCGTTGATATATATTTCTCCGGTCATTTCGCCCAGGCTGGTGCGGCTAATATATTCATATCTTTTGAAGCTATTAAAATCTACTTTAGTCAGGATGTATCCAAAGGCATCATTGGTTAGTCCGAACAGGAAAGGGTGAGTGGTCCGCATATTCCGTTTCAGGTAATAGCCAATATTGGGTAAAGCTTCTCCGGGAATGGTGAGTATCTGGGCAGTGCCAATGTTGAGCAGATTAAGCCTGGTTGCCACTACATTTTCTTTGGCCATTTTATATTTCAGAGGTGATTTGGTAATGATATAGCGCATCATCGGCGAATCTACTGGAAATTCAACTGTCCGAGAAAAACAGGATATCGGAGGATTTTCCTGAAGAGGTGCTTCCTGAATGATACGTAAGGCTTCGTCTGCCAGTAGTTCTCCAATTCGGATACATTCTTCCCAGGTATTGGCTTCTTTGCCATTTCCCAAGCGGACATCCGCCGTAACCATACCACCTTGTGCGCCATTCATGAACAAGGCCATTCCTCCGCCTTTTGCTTCAATCCGGTCATACAAAGGTCCGCAAAGATCAGGGCTAAGTATGCCTCTGTCTGCGCCAATCACTTCCGGATGAACGGCATAATCGATAAGCGTCGCAATGGCTTTTCCCTTGTCTTTTCCAGAACTGGCTACTGCCTGTAATACGCTACAACGGGGATCATATAATTG from Rhodocytophaga rosea carries:
- a CDS encoding exo-alpha-sialidase, which produces MTYRIFITLFLGILLSCQNKKETHQAADSLQTNIIFPLQTEHVHGPTIVELPNGDLLSAWFQGSGERWADDVRIMGARLNKGDTAWSAPFLMADVPDFPDINPMLFMDKQQRLWLMWYPVIANQWETSIPMYRISTNYQAAGAPQWDWQDVLFVKPGDKTERGIQANDRFVHAVHQQLDSYESYLKETLLPQIPDSMKTPLLAEWEGYKVKMDSLATGKNMIRSGRVEENGQTITRELGYPLSIRMGWQTKNKPFILQNRLIVPLYSDGLDCSLFALSDDWGKTWQFSNPVMGGAGIQPTIAVTKDSTLVAYLRDNGPLPKRMQRTESKDKGLTWTIAKDDLLPNPGAGFDMVTLQDGSWLMVYNHTEKGRHNLELALSADDGKTWQWRRSLENDTRASQTTASHYPAIIQGTDGRIHVVYSYHHNDREGQPHKTIKYASLPADWVKEQPAVKK